In one Dreissena polymorpha isolate Duluth1 chromosome 7, UMN_Dpol_1.0, whole genome shotgun sequence genomic region, the following are encoded:
- the LOC127837787 gene encoding tripartite motif-containing protein 45-like isoform X1, whose protein sequence is MASNLNNSQQKGSDVFYDVCCSVCEEDGIHNEGLFHCKICFKTYCDECVKMHKKLHKDHAVSAKCDGESWYVANKVDDTIELCEEHTTEKLTMFCEDHEQLLCQLCLLLKHRQCSKVFTLAEQAKSNPQRIPLVQVTKGIEKSQKRLKDMVDRGKDNIKSLKASYEQICEEILDERRQINENLDRLQQNTIRELQSIHERLNNSIEDDTKRCLECISKLKIYGAKLKDNILPERTFITLRKCIDQTAAADSLLKSMIKNDGTDIKFQPNRELIQCHADCTDLGKIIIGEPQHNVDPNKIVSIEDKSEYNVRTATYTYTCSITGICTTSNGDIIIADWYNNCVKLLNQAYKVIDQVQLPTYPWSMCSISSDEIAVTVRRHEADALNGIHLLRVDGGKIIRKQVLQMNHACFGIAHVDAEVFVTSGTALYEYTMNGRLVKKLYEDSTGKARVVGVGMSPDGKMIYVTDLNNGMLRTLTRDGTVTATFQDPAFKPGNVTANIHVAATGQVFVFGHNSISQVDTVGKTILNTISVDIAKPASVYFNEETRKLIVGFWGHDNINEFKTKTVPTF, encoded by the exons ATGGCGTCTAACTTGAACAATTCGCAGCAAAAGGGATCAGACGTATTTTACGACGTTTGTTGTTCTGTTTGCGAAGAGGATGGGATACATAATGAAGGACTGtttcattgtaaaatatgttttaaaacatactGCGACGAATGTGTGAAAATGCACAAAAAGCTACATAAGGATCACGCGGTGTCAGCGAAATGTGACGGTGAAAGCTGGTATGTTGCGAACAAAGTGGACGATACTATAGAGTTATGTGAGGAGCACACGACTGAGAAACTAACGATGTTCTGTGAAGATCATGAACAGTTGCTATGTCAATTATGTCTCCTCCTAAAACACAG GCAATGCAGTAAGGTGTTTACATTGGCTGAACAGGCCAAATCAAACCCACAACGTATACCCCTTGTTCAAGTGACGAAAGGAATAGAAAAGTCGCAGAAGCGTTTAAAGGATATGGTGGACAGAGGAAAAGATAACATAAAATCACTTAAAGCTtcttacgaacaaatttgtgaagAAATACTTGATGAACGTCGACAGATCAACGAGAATCTTGACCGACTTCAGCAAAACACCATAAGAGAATTGCAATCAATTCACGAGCGCTTAAATAATTCCATTGAAGATGACACCAAGCGATGCTTAGAatgtatttcaaagttaaagaTATATGGCGCTAAGCTCAAAGACAATATTCTACCTGAACGAACGTTTATTACGTTAAGAAAATGTATTGATCAAACTGCTGCAGCAGATTCACTCCTAAAAAGCATGATCAAGAATGATGGAACTGATATTAAATTCCAGCCTAACCGTGAATTGATTCAATGTCATGCAGACTGCACTGATCTTGGGAAAATCATCATAGGCGAGCCACAACATAACGTTGATCCAAACAAGATTGTAAGCATCGAGGACAAGTCAGAATATAATGTTCGAACAGCTACTTATACATACACATGTTCGATTACGGGTATATGTACGACTTCCAACGGGGATATCATCATTGCTGACTGGTACAATAATTGTGTGAAGCTCCTTAATCAAGCGTACAAGGTGATTGATCAAGTTCAGCTTCCTACTTATCCGTGGTCCATGTGTAGCATTTCCTCAGACGAGATTGCGGTGACTGTTCGCAGACATGAAGCCGATGCTCTTAACGGGATTCATTTATTACGGGTAGATGGCGGAAAGATTATACGCAAACAGGTTCTACAAATGAATCATGCCTGTTTTGGAATTGCGCATGTCGATGCAGAAGTGTTTGTGACTTCCGGTACTGCGTTGTACGAATACACAATGAACGGACGGTTAGTTAAGAAGTTATACGAAGATAGTACTGGAAAAGCCCGAG TTGTAGGTGTTGGGATGAGTCCTGATGGGAAGATGATCTATGTGACGGACTTAAATAATGGCATGCTTCGCACGCTGACCAGGGATGGAACAGTCACAGCTACGTTCCAGGATCCCGCATTCAAACCTGGCAATGTTACAGCTAACATACATGTGGCAGCCACAGGGCAGGTTTTCGTCTTTGGTCACAACTCCATAAGTCAAGTGGATACAGTCGGCAAGACAATCCTCAATACCATCTCTGTTGACATTGCAAAACCTGCATCTGTCTACTTTAATGAAGAAACGAGAAAACTAATAGTTGGATTTTGGGGCCACGACAACATCAATgagttcaaaacaaaaacagttcCGACTTTTTAA
- the LOC127837787 gene encoding tripartite motif-containing protein 45-like isoform X2: protein MASNLNNSQQKGSDVFYDVCCSVCEEDGIHNEGLFHCKICFKTYCDECVKMHKKLHKDHAVSAKCDGESWYVANKVDDTIELCEEHTTEKLTMFCEDHEQLLCQLCLLLKHRQCSKVFTLAEQAKSNPQRIPLVQVTKGIEKSQKRLKDMVDRGKDNIKSLKASYEQICEEILDERRQINENLDRLQQNTIRELQSIHERLNNSIEDDTKRCLECISKLKIYGAKLKDNILPERTFITLRKCIDQTAAADSLLKSMIKNDGTDIKFQPNRELIQCHADCTDLGKIIIGEPQHNVDPNKIVSIEDKSEYNVRTATYTYTCSITGICTTSNGDIIIADWYNNCVKLLNQAYKVIDQVQLPTYPWSMCSISSDEIAVTVRRHEADALNGIHLLRVDGGKIIRKQVLQMNHACFGIAHVDAEVFVTSGTALYEYTMNGRLVKKLYEDSTGKARGVGMSPDGKMIYVTDLNNGMLRTLTRDGTVTATFQDPAFKPGNVTANIHVAATGQVFVFGHNSISQVDTVGKTILNTISVDIAKPASVYFNEETRKLIVGFWGHDNINEFKTKTVPTF from the exons ATGGCGTCTAACTTGAACAATTCGCAGCAAAAGGGATCAGACGTATTTTACGACGTTTGTTGTTCTGTTTGCGAAGAGGATGGGATACATAATGAAGGACTGtttcattgtaaaatatgttttaaaacatactGCGACGAATGTGTGAAAATGCACAAAAAGCTACATAAGGATCACGCGGTGTCAGCGAAATGTGACGGTGAAAGCTGGTATGTTGCGAACAAAGTGGACGATACTATAGAGTTATGTGAGGAGCACACGACTGAGAAACTAACGATGTTCTGTGAAGATCATGAACAGTTGCTATGTCAATTATGTCTCCTCCTAAAACACAG GCAATGCAGTAAGGTGTTTACATTGGCTGAACAGGCCAAATCAAACCCACAACGTATACCCCTTGTTCAAGTGACGAAAGGAATAGAAAAGTCGCAGAAGCGTTTAAAGGATATGGTGGACAGAGGAAAAGATAACATAAAATCACTTAAAGCTtcttacgaacaaatttgtgaagAAATACTTGATGAACGTCGACAGATCAACGAGAATCTTGACCGACTTCAGCAAAACACCATAAGAGAATTGCAATCAATTCACGAGCGCTTAAATAATTCCATTGAAGATGACACCAAGCGATGCTTAGAatgtatttcaaagttaaagaTATATGGCGCTAAGCTCAAAGACAATATTCTACCTGAACGAACGTTTATTACGTTAAGAAAATGTATTGATCAAACTGCTGCAGCAGATTCACTCCTAAAAAGCATGATCAAGAATGATGGAACTGATATTAAATTCCAGCCTAACCGTGAATTGATTCAATGTCATGCAGACTGCACTGATCTTGGGAAAATCATCATAGGCGAGCCACAACATAACGTTGATCCAAACAAGATTGTAAGCATCGAGGACAAGTCAGAATATAATGTTCGAACAGCTACTTATACATACACATGTTCGATTACGGGTATATGTACGACTTCCAACGGGGATATCATCATTGCTGACTGGTACAATAATTGTGTGAAGCTCCTTAATCAAGCGTACAAGGTGATTGATCAAGTTCAGCTTCCTACTTATCCGTGGTCCATGTGTAGCATTTCCTCAGACGAGATTGCGGTGACTGTTCGCAGACATGAAGCCGATGCTCTTAACGGGATTCATTTATTACGGGTAGATGGCGGAAAGATTATACGCAAACAGGTTCTACAAATGAATCATGCCTGTTTTGGAATTGCGCATGTCGATGCAGAAGTGTTTGTGACTTCCGGTACTGCGTTGTACGAATACACAATGAACGGACGGTTAGTTAAGAAGTTATACGAAGATAGTACTGGAAAAGCCCGAG GTGTTGGGATGAGTCCTGATGGGAAGATGATCTATGTGACGGACTTAAATAATGGCATGCTTCGCACGCTGACCAGGGATGGAACAGTCACAGCTACGTTCCAGGATCCCGCATTCAAACCTGGCAATGTTACAGCTAACATACATGTGGCAGCCACAGGGCAGGTTTTCGTCTTTGGTCACAACTCCATAAGTCAAGTGGATACAGTCGGCAAGACAATCCTCAATACCATCTCTGTTGACATTGCAAAACCTGCATCTGTCTACTTTAATGAAGAAACGAGAAAACTAATAGTTGGATTTTGGGGCCACGACAACATCAATgagttcaaaacaaaaacagttcCGACTTTTTAA